A portion of the Acidobacteriaceae bacterium genome contains these proteins:
- a CDS encoding DUF2076 domain-containing protein: MTPQEQQLIDGLVDRIRATPAADKDDTADRYIHSRLDAVPDAMYVLTQTVLVQQYGLENAQGQIQDLQEQLDDLQQQLEQAQQAKKPGSFLGKIFGSEEQQPAPLPPQPGYGQPQYQPVNTGYPPPPPAYGQPGYGQPTYAQPGYGQPAYGGPSGGGGFLRGALQTAAGVAAGAMVFEGMESMFHGFGSGVGSEHPTEIINNNYYDDNGSREHHESSSTDSSFYNPSQDASRDSSSSNNFADNSGYNDDSTSDFSDGGDSSYDDDSNSFDDGGNDDDSGF; encoded by the coding sequence ATGACCCCGCAAGAGCAACAACTCATCGACGGACTCGTCGACCGCATCCGCGCCACACCCGCCGCCGACAAGGACGATACCGCCGACCGCTACATCCACTCCAGGCTCGACGCCGTCCCCGACGCCATGTACGTGCTTACCCAAACAGTTCTCGTGCAGCAATACGGTCTTGAAAACGCGCAGGGGCAGATTCAGGACCTGCAGGAGCAACTCGACGATCTACAGCAACAGCTTGAGCAGGCCCAGCAGGCAAAGAAGCCCGGCAGCTTCCTCGGAAAAATCTTCGGCAGCGAGGAGCAACAACCTGCTCCGTTGCCACCCCAACCTGGCTACGGACAACCGCAGTATCAGCCCGTGAACACTGGCTATCCGCCACCGCCTCCGGCGTACGGACAACCTGGCTACGGGCAGCCCACCTACGCTCAGCCCGGCTACGGACAGCCAGCGTACGGTGGGCCGAGCGGCGGTGGTGGCTTCCTGCGCGGCGCGTTGCAGACCGCAGCAGGCGTAGCTGCAGGTGCCATGGTCTTCGAAGGGATGGAGTCCATGTTCCACGGCTTTGGCAGCGGCGTCGGCAGCGAGCACCCGACCGAGATCATCAACAACAACTACTACGACGACAACGGTAGCCGCGAGCATCACGAAAGCTCCAGCACGGACTCGTCCTTCTACAATCCATCGCAAGACGCCTCACGCGACTCCAGCAGCAGCAATAACTTCGCCGATAACAGCGGCTACAACGACGACTCCACCAGCGACTTCAGTGATGGAGGCGACAGCAGCTACGACGATGACAGCAATAGCTTCGACGACGGCGGTAACGACGACGACAGCGGTTTCTAG
- a CDS encoding bifunctional DNA primase/polymerase → MKCDNIGKHPRIVRGLKGATTNAAIVRGWWEQWPNANVGIATGLASGIIVLDIDGEDGQNSLKLLEASEQLPRTLRAHSGRVGPDGERNGHHFYFTLPNRVDLRNSAGRLGKGLDVRASGGYIVAPPSLHSSRLRYEWHCDGSTIVEAPQWLIARASKPALASVAVSQEGIPKGQRNPTLTSLAGTMHKRRMSRSSIQAALLEENRRQCHPPLPEEEVMSVIASVTRYPQGAAAQSKLRRAEVLCLADVQAEEVDWLWEPYIPLKMITLLSGDPGVGKTFLSLDLAASLTQGRAMLNGAETAPGNVLYLTQENSPAHVLRPRFDALGGDATRFFIVRGTLCDDGTPGNITLGDTEQLEEVIKKHNVRLVVIDPLQSFLGGDVDAHRANQTRPIMDGVGNLAERTGCAVLITRHLSKGTGGSAIYRGMGSIDFTGTARSELLVAREPEQEGRVVMAHSKTNLGKFGPSLAYSIDSAGKLQWHGESSFRADDLLTAPSTADERSALEEAVDFLKEELADGSKPAIDVRAKAQANGISPATLRRAQTALKVTKRPQGFKGPWMLSLPTVAQDSSELLTPAP, encoded by the coding sequence ATGAAGTGCGACAACATCGGGAAGCACCCGCGAATAGTGCGCGGCCTGAAGGGGGCAACCACAAATGCTGCGATCGTTCGCGGCTGGTGGGAGCAATGGCCGAATGCAAACGTTGGCATTGCCACTGGACTTGCAAGCGGAATTATCGTCCTGGACATAGACGGTGAGGACGGCCAAAACTCTCTCAAGCTGCTGGAGGCATCGGAACAGCTACCACGAACGCTCCGTGCTCACAGTGGACGTGTAGGGCCAGACGGAGAGCGCAACGGCCATCACTTCTACTTCACTCTCCCCAATCGAGTAGACCTTCGCAACAGCGCCGGACGCTTAGGCAAGGGGCTTGATGTTCGCGCCTCAGGTGGATACATTGTGGCTCCCCCGTCTCTTCACTCCTCTCGCCTACGTTACGAGTGGCATTGCGACGGAAGCACGATTGTAGAAGCTCCGCAGTGGCTAATCGCCAGAGCATCCAAGCCCGCTCTTGCCTCCGTAGCCGTCTCTCAAGAAGGCATCCCGAAAGGCCAACGCAATCCAACCCTAACCTCGCTTGCTGGAACCATGCACAAGCGAAGGATGTCCCGCAGTTCGATTCAAGCGGCATTGCTTGAAGAGAACCGCCGGCAATGCCACCCACCACTACCGGAGGAAGAGGTTATGTCCGTTATCGCAAGCGTTACCCGTTACCCGCAAGGCGCAGCGGCTCAGAGCAAGTTACGCCGCGCAGAGGTGCTCTGCCTTGCAGACGTGCAAGCGGAAGAGGTGGATTGGCTTTGGGAGCCATACATCCCGCTCAAGATGATTACGCTGCTCTCCGGCGATCCGGGCGTCGGCAAGACGTTTCTTTCGCTCGACCTCGCAGCATCGCTTACGCAAGGCAGAGCGATGCTCAATGGTGCTGAGACTGCACCGGGGAATGTGCTCTATCTCACGCAGGAAAACTCTCCTGCTCATGTCTTACGACCGCGCTTCGATGCCCTGGGGGGAGACGCCACACGCTTCTTCATCGTTCGAGGGACCCTCTGCGACGATGGCACCCCCGGCAATATCACTTTGGGGGATACAGAACAGCTCGAAGAGGTCATCAAGAAGCACAACGTCCGGCTGGTTGTGATCGACCCATTGCAATCCTTCTTGGGTGGCGATGTAGACGCTCACCGTGCCAACCAGACCCGCCCGATCATGGATGGAGTCGGCAACCTTGCGGAGAGAACTGGGTGTGCCGTTCTCATCACTCGGCATCTTTCGAAAGGGACGGGCGGGAGTGCCATCTATCGAGGCATGGGGTCAATCGATTTCACCGGAACGGCACGGAGCGAATTGCTAGTGGCAAGGGAGCCGGAGCAGGAGGGCCGTGTCGTAATGGCTCACTCTAAAACGAACCTTGGGAAGTTCGGCCCCTCACTCGCCTACTCGATTGATTCAGCAGGTAAGCTCCAGTGGCACGGAGAGAGCAGCTTCAGGGCGGATGACCTGCTCACCGCTCCGTCGACGGCAGATGAGCGTAGCGCCCTGGAAGAGGCCGTAGATTTCCTCAAGGAGGAATTGGCCGATGGTTCCAAGCCCGCGATAGACGTTCGCGCCAAGGCGCAGGCGAATGGTATCTCACCGGCGACTCTTCGCCGCGCTCAAACAGCATTGAAGGTGACGAAGCGGCCGCAAGGATTCAAGGGGCCGTGGATGCTCTCTCTGCCCACAGTTGCTCAGGATTCCTCAGAGTTGCTCACCCCTGCACCTTGA
- a CDS encoding helix-turn-helix transcriptional regulator, with protein sequence MATDICILVGRRIRELRLAKGWTQTYLSVHAGVGRNYISDVELGKKEIGLRNLQLMALSLDVKTADLLKHVE encoded by the coding sequence ATGGCAACCGACATCTGCATCCTTGTGGGGCGCCGGATACGCGAGTTGAGACTTGCGAAAGGCTGGACGCAGACGTACCTCTCCGTTCATGCCGGAGTGGGGCGCAACTACATCTCGGATGTGGAGCTGGGCAAGAAGGAAATCGGGCTGCGGAACCTGCAACTGATGGCGCTCAGTTTGGATGTAAAGACGGCCGACCTGCTCAAACACGTTGAGTAG
- a CDS encoding site-specific integrase → MNVVKRRERYQNGSLTIESRKRGSDVWVLRWQNGRFRPKKILGSVKELTKAGAQKQAREFLHLAFSEKVEHGDSVTVVAVQTPPAPTVADFAAQLREEELGPNSGRAEKPRKAYLSILENYILPKWGSYDVTSIKTKEVADWLKSLPLANGSKAKLREVFSKIFRHAMYNQIYKENPIALVRQKRKKDNQPEILEGSEILATLRQLEEVRPVHTAFLIGSLMGLRRSEIFGLKWRDVDFDRSILHIRRSYVDGVEGNGKNDGSKRPLPVPSQVLEALNTLKASSKYAADDDWVFASDFHFGKKPLWPGTLWRRNVIPALARAGITKPNLGWHTLRRSFASLLLSEGANLRTSMELMRHSTAEMTLGTYAQSVGRDNRSASERVASSIFTVPGSDPFVTQMEIGGVS, encoded by the coding sequence ATGAACGTAGTGAAGCGACGCGAGCGATATCAGAACGGCTCTTTGACAATTGAATCCAGGAAGAGGGGATCCGACGTATGGGTCCTTCGATGGCAAAACGGAAGGTTCCGCCCGAAGAAGATTCTCGGCTCAGTGAAGGAACTGACTAAGGCCGGAGCACAGAAGCAAGCGAGAGAGTTTCTTCATCTCGCCTTCAGTGAAAAGGTCGAACACGGGGACTCGGTGACTGTCGTAGCAGTACAAACACCCCCTGCGCCGACCGTTGCTGACTTTGCAGCTCAACTCCGAGAAGAGGAGCTCGGCCCCAACTCCGGCCGTGCAGAGAAGCCACGCAAGGCCTATCTCTCTATTCTGGAGAACTACATACTGCCCAAATGGGGGAGCTACGATGTCACGTCGATCAAAACGAAGGAAGTAGCAGACTGGCTCAAGAGCCTTCCGTTAGCCAACGGATCAAAGGCTAAGTTGCGTGAAGTCTTCAGCAAAATCTTTCGGCACGCGATGTACAACCAAATCTATAAAGAGAATCCCATCGCGTTAGTTCGCCAAAAGAGGAAGAAGGACAACCAACCTGAAATCCTTGAAGGCAGTGAGATTCTCGCCACGCTCCGTCAGCTGGAAGAAGTGAGACCGGTACACACTGCCTTCCTCATCGGTTCATTGATGGGACTAAGGCGAAGCGAAATCTTCGGCCTCAAGTGGCGTGACGTTGACTTCGACCGCTCAATCCTTCACATCCGGCGCTCATACGTCGATGGAGTTGAAGGCAACGGCAAGAATGATGGGTCTAAGCGTCCTCTTCCGGTCCCATCTCAAGTGCTCGAAGCGTTGAACACGTTGAAGGCGTCCTCGAAGTATGCTGCGGATGACGACTGGGTCTTCGCATCAGACTTCCACTTTGGAAAGAAGCCGCTGTGGCCGGGTACGCTCTGGCGCAGAAATGTGATCCCAGCATTGGCACGAGCTGGGATCACGAAGCCAAATCTCGGGTGGCACACCCTGCGACGTTCTTTTGCTTCCCTGCTACTGTCCGAGGGGGCCAATCTGAGAACCAGCATGGAGCTTATGCGGCATTCAACTGCAGAGATGACGTTGGGAACGTATGCTCAGAGTGTTGGCAGAGATAACCGTTCGGCATCAGAACGTGTAGCATCTTCGATCTTCACAGTTCCGGGAAGTGACCCGTTTGTGACCCAGATGGAGATTGGAGGAGTTTCGTGA
- a CDS encoding MerR family transcriptional regulator has translation MILKQFALGSVEEILDEIDEQYLPCERIDAAELSKMIGVPLRTIREWEKEGELFWPLSESEESPSEW, from the coding sequence TTGATTTTGAAGCAATTTGCATTAGGCAGTGTCGAGGAAATCCTCGACGAAATTGATGAGCAGTATCTCCCCTGCGAGCGTATTGACGCCGCCGAACTCAGCAAGATGATCGGCGTACCTCTCAGGACAATCCGCGAATGGGAGAAGGAGGGGGAACTCTTCTGGCCCCTGTCGGAAAGCGAGGAATCACCTTCCGAATGGTAG